The following proteins are encoded in a genomic region of Streptococcus equi subsp. equi:
- the mutS2 gene encoding DNA mismatch repair protein encodes MEKKILEQLEFEKVKEQFWPYLQTEQGQLELDLLEPIANKDKIQAYFTELEEMAAIFVEHHHFALGGLSDVSESMQRLDLEADLSIQELLAVKKLLQVSAEVCRFYADLENVDLVALKALFEKIESFPSLQGSLQAINDAGFVEGFASPELESIRRQISNKEHASRQLLQDILKKQAAYLSESLIASRNGRSVLPVKNTYRHKVAGVVHDMSASGSTVYIEPRALVSLNEELTQLQTDERHEIGRILHELSEQLRPHSRSLRNNAWLLGHLDLVRAKYLYMQAKQATVPVISDDKSLQLLNARHPLIQNPVANDLHFANDLAVIVITGPNTGGKTIMLKTLGLAQVMAQSGLPILADKGSRVAVFNGIYADIGDEQSIEQSLSTFSSHMTHIVEILNQADSDSLILFDELGAGTDPQEGASLAMAILEQLRLTNIKTMATTHYPELKAYGIETAYVENASMAFDNVSLKPTYRFMQGVPGRSNAFDIARRLGLAEHIVKEAQAMTATDHDVNRIIEQLEQQTLESRKRLEHIKEVEQDNLKFNRAVKKLYNEFSHAKDKELEKAALEAREIVDIALAESDSILSQLHEKAELKPHEIIEAKHRLKQLAPEQSLSQNKVLKKAKKWRAPRVGDDIIVTAYGQRGTLLAQLKDKRWEAQVGLIKLTLKEDEFSLVKLKEEAQQPKKRAVKVVKKAATGKGPRARLDLRGKRYEEAMQELDAFIDQALLNNMSQVDIIHGIGTGVIREAVGKYLRRNKHVKSFGYAPQNAGGSGCTIANLG; translated from the coding sequence ATGGAAAAAAAGATTTTAGAACAGTTAGAATTTGAAAAGGTTAAAGAGCAATTTTGGCCTTATTTACAGACAGAGCAGGGGCAGCTAGAGCTTGACTTGTTGGAGCCTATTGCGAATAAAGACAAAATACAGGCTTACTTTACAGAGCTTGAGGAAATGGCGGCTATTTTTGTAGAGCACCACCATTTTGCCTTGGGAGGGCTATCAGATGTCTCAGAAAGCATGCAGCGTTTGGATTTAGAGGCAGATCTGAGCATTCAAGAGCTTTTAGCAGTTAAAAAGCTCCTGCAGGTGTCGGCAGAGGTCTGTCGTTTTTACGCTGATTTGGAAAATGTTGATTTAGTCGCTCTAAAAGCACTCTTTGAAAAAATAGAGAGCTTTCCTAGCTTACAGGGGAGTCTCCAAGCCATTAATGACGCAGGCTTTGTTGAAGGCTTTGCTAGTCCTGAATTGGAGAGCATTCGTCGTCAGATATCAAACAAGGAGCATGCCAGTCGTCAGCTCCTGCAGGATATCCTAAAAAAACAGGCAGCTTATTTGTCAGAGAGCCTGATTGCTAGTCGTAATGGCCGAAGTGTCCTGCCTGTCAAAAACACCTATCGTCATAAGGTGGCAGGCGTTGTGCATGACATGTCAGCTTCTGGCAGTACGGTCTACATTGAGCCTAGAGCGCTTGTAAGTCTCAATGAGGAGCTGACTCAGCTACAGACAGATGAACGCCATGAGATTGGACGAATCTTGCATGAGCTGTCAGAGCAGCTGCGTCCGCATAGTCGATCTCTTAGGAATAACGCTTGGCTACTAGGACATTTAGATCTTGTGAGAGCAAAATACCTTTATATGCAAGCCAAACAGGCAACTGTGCCAGTGATTTCTGACGATAAAAGCTTACAGCTGCTCAATGCGCGCCACCCCTTGATTCAAAACCCTGTGGCAAATGATCTGCATTTTGCAAATGACTTAGCAGTAATTGTGATCACCGGTCCTAATACAGGTGGTAAGACCATCATGCTCAAAACCTTGGGGCTTGCTCAGGTGATGGCCCAGTCAGGGCTGCCTATTTTGGCTGACAAGGGCTCCAGGGTGGCAGTTTTTAATGGTATTTATGCTGATATTGGAGATGAGCAATCCATTGAGCAAAGCCTGTCTACCTTTTCCAGTCATATGACTCACATTGTTGAGATTCTCAATCAGGCAGACAGTGACAGCTTGATCCTCTTTGACGAGCTAGGAGCAGGGACTGATCCACAGGAAGGAGCCAGCCTTGCTATGGCTATTTTGGAGCAGCTGCGTCTGACCAATATTAAGACGATGGCCACTACCCATTACCCAGAGCTAAAGGCCTATGGGATTGAGACAGCCTATGTTGAAAATGCCAGCATGGCCTTTGACAATGTCAGCCTAAAGCCTACTTACCGCTTCATGCAAGGAGTGCCTGGTCGCTCAAATGCTTTTGACATTGCGAGACGATTGGGCTTAGCAGAGCACATCGTCAAGGAAGCTCAGGCGATGACCGCAACTGATCATGATGTCAATCGTATCATTGAGCAACTAGAGCAGCAAACGTTAGAAAGCCGCAAGCGCCTTGAGCATATCAAGGAGGTCGAGCAGGATAACCTCAAATTCAATCGTGCTGTTAAAAAGCTCTATAACGAGTTCTCCCACGCTAAGGACAAGGAATTGGAAAAGGCAGCCCTTGAAGCGCGTGAGATTGTGGATATAGCCTTGGCAGAAAGTGATAGCATTTTAAGTCAGCTGCATGAAAAGGCAGAGCTAAAGCCGCACGAAATTATCGAAGCCAAGCATCGCCTAAAGCAGCTTGCGCCAGAGCAAAGCCTGTCGCAAAATAAGGTGCTGAAAAAAGCGAAAAAATGGCGGGCTCCTCGTGTGGGTGATGACATCATTGTTACCGCCTATGGGCAAAGAGGAACCTTGCTTGCCCAGCTTAAGGACAAGAGGTGGGAGGCTCAGGTTGGCCTGATCAAGTTGACCCTCAAGGAAGACGAATTCAGCTTGGTTAAGCTAAAAGAAGAAGCGCAGCAGCCTAAGAAGAGAGCTGTCAAGGTCGTCAAAAAAGCAGCTACAGGAAAAGGGCCGCGCGCTCGCTTAGACCTTCGAGGCAAGCGCTATGAGGAGGCCATGCAGGAGCTAGATGCCTTTATCGACCAAGCCTTGCTTAACAACATGAGTCAGGTTGACATCATACATGGTATTGGTACAGGTGTTATACGTGAAGCGGTCGGCAAGTACTTGCGACGCAACAAGCATGTCAAAAGCTTTGGCTATGCCCCGCAAAATGCTGGCGGCTCAGGCTGTACCATAGCTAATCTAGGCTAA
- the rnhC_3 gene encoding ribonuclease HIII has translation MISHNRTFYVKIMFMDTLVFKINSQVSSSLIKQLAPYRISNANPYVRLAAKKDGVTLMLYTSGKLVLQGRQAAKLAQELDLQETPADQRPAPSSAQDIPLIGSDEVGNGSYFGGIAVVASFVQPEEHALLRQLGVDDSKNLNDKSIAQIAPVLKKHIQHRALLLSPKNTMKW, from the coding sequence ATGATTTCCCATAACAGGACATTTTATGTTAAAATAATGTTCATGGACACCTTAGTTTTCAAAATCAATTCCCAAGTCAGCAGCAGCCTGATCAAGCAGCTAGCACCATACCGCATAAGCAATGCCAATCCTTACGTTAGACTGGCTGCCAAAAAAGATGGTGTCACACTGATGCTGTATACCTCAGGCAAGCTGGTGCTGCAAGGCAGACAGGCTGCAAAGCTGGCTCAAGAGCTTGATCTGCAAGAAACGCCTGCTGATCAGAGACCCGCACCCTCCAGCGCACAGGATATCCCCTTAATTGGTAGTGATGAGGTGGGAAATGGCTCTTACTTTGGAGGCATTGCTGTTGTTGCTAGCTTTGTGCAGCCAGAGGAGCACGCCTTGCTCAGACAGCTCGGTGTCGATGATTCTAAAAACCTCAATGATAAGAGTATCGCCCAGATCGCTCCTGTCCTAAAAAAGCATATTCAACACAGGGCGCTTTTGCTATCGCCTAAAAATACAATGAAATGGTAG
- the recD gene encoding exodeoxyribonuclease V alpha chain — protein sequence MLSKHSASFREAAIVDVLKPAVVQVFDYLAQKGTVMEHFFTGTVDRIIFDNASNFFKILLLAIEDTDSDFDEADIVITGTMAEIIEGEAYTFWGELTQHPRYGQQLRLSRYQKAKPTSAGLVSYFSSEHFKGIGQKTAEKIIALYGNNPIDEILKNPSRLNEISSLSKANREAFVAKLKANYGTEQVIAALADLGLANRFAFQLFDKYKEEAVHIVKDNPYQLIEDIQGFGFKLADSLAEQLGIESASPKRFRAALLHCLLEQSIKRGDTYIQARELLALTISLLEDTRPVECDPAIVANQLTQLIDEGKVMTIGTRVFDSSLYYAEDGIQKHLTRLLQQPLTKEPSQDTIDQEIQAIQEELAITYDKIQKQAISQALTSKVFILTGGPGTGKTTVIRGILQAYASLYQIDLKQKDIPIILAAPTGRAARRMNELTGLASATIHRHLGLNGDNDYQAMEDYLDCDLLIVDEFSMVDTWLANQLLTAINSNTQLIIVGDSDQLPSVGPGQVLADLLKVDRIPHITLDKIFRQSEESTIVDLANHIRQGILAPDFCQKKADRSYFEAQAPFIPGMMTKIVQAALKSGIPAEEIQILAPMYKGLAGINSLNQLMQNLLNPLANQTEFLFNETAFRKGDKVLHLVNDAQLNVFNGDIGYITDLIPAKYTESKQDEIIMDFDGTEIVYPRNEWLKITLAYAMSIHKSQGSEFQVVILPVTRQSGRLLQRNLIYTAITRSKSKLIMLGEIAAFEEAIKKEGDKRHTYLVQRLQVAEADDHTAAASVKESNQSSLSVMPATSPQKEQEQPPYLLTPHNFLAIDPMIGLTEDDMLTFFKKKS from the coding sequence GTGCTATCCAAGCACTCAGCTAGCTTTAGAGAAGCAGCTATTGTTGACGTTCTAAAACCTGCCGTTGTGCAGGTTTTCGACTATCTTGCACAGAAAGGTACCGTCATGGAACACTTTTTTACAGGCACTGTTGACCGAATTATCTTTGACAATGCGTCAAATTTTTTCAAAATTCTATTACTGGCTATAGAGGATACTGATAGTGATTTTGATGAAGCTGACATTGTCATTACAGGCACTATGGCTGAGATCATAGAGGGCGAAGCCTATACCTTTTGGGGTGAGCTGACCCAGCACCCAAGGTATGGTCAGCAGCTGCGCCTGAGCCGCTATCAAAAGGCTAAGCCCACCTCAGCAGGTCTCGTTAGCTATTTTTCCAGTGAGCATTTCAAGGGCATTGGGCAAAAAACAGCTGAGAAAATCATTGCCCTTTACGGTAATAATCCTATTGATGAGATTTTAAAAAATCCCAGTCGGCTTAATGAGATCTCTAGCCTTTCTAAGGCTAATCGTGAAGCCTTTGTGGCAAAGCTTAAAGCCAATTATGGCACTGAGCAGGTGATTGCTGCCTTGGCTGATCTAGGACTGGCCAATCGCTTTGCCTTTCAGCTATTTGACAAATACAAGGAAGAGGCTGTTCATATCGTCAAGGACAATCCTTATCAACTCATTGAGGACATTCAAGGCTTTGGCTTTAAGCTGGCTGATAGCTTAGCTGAACAGCTAGGAATTGAGAGTGCCTCTCCCAAGCGCTTTCGTGCGGCTCTGCTGCATTGCCTGTTGGAGCAATCCATCAAGCGAGGCGACACCTATATCCAGGCACGTGAGCTTTTGGCGCTGACCATTAGCCTATTAGAGGACACAAGGCCAGTCGAATGCGACCCAGCTATTGTCGCTAATCAGCTAACCCAGCTCATCGACGAGGGCAAGGTTATGACTATTGGCACGCGTGTTTTTGACAGCAGCCTTTATTATGCCGAAGACGGCATTCAAAAGCATCTGACACGCTTACTACAGCAGCCTCTGACTAAGGAGCCTAGTCAAGATACCATTGACCAAGAAATCCAAGCCATACAAGAGGAGCTTGCTATAACCTATGACAAGATCCAAAAGCAGGCCATCAGCCAGGCACTGACCAGCAAGGTTTTCATTCTAACAGGAGGCCCAGGCACAGGAAAGACAACCGTTATCAGGGGCATTTTACAGGCCTATGCCAGCCTGTACCAGATTGACCTGAAACAAAAGGATATTCCCATTATCCTAGCAGCTCCAACTGGTCGAGCCGCTCGTCGTATGAACGAATTAACCGGTCTAGCAAGCGCAACTATTCACCGCCATCTTGGGTTAAACGGAGACAATGATTACCAAGCAATGGAGGATTATTTAGACTGTGATTTGCTGATTGTTGATGAATTTTCCATGGTTGATACCTGGCTGGCCAATCAGCTATTAACAGCCATCAATTCTAATACCCAGCTGATCATCGTAGGAGATAGCGACCAGCTGCCTTCTGTCGGTCCTGGACAGGTACTAGCTGACTTGCTAAAGGTTGATCGGATCCCTCACATTACCCTTGACAAGATTTTTCGCCAATCAGAGGAGTCAACCATTGTTGATTTAGCCAACCACATACGCCAAGGCATTCTTGCTCCTGATTTTTGTCAGAAAAAGGCTGATCGCTCCTACTTTGAAGCGCAAGCGCCATTCATTCCCGGCATGATGACAAAGATCGTACAGGCTGCCCTAAAAAGTGGCATCCCAGCTGAGGAAATTCAAATCCTAGCCCCTATGTACAAAGGACTAGCAGGCATCAACAGCCTCAACCAGCTCATGCAAAACCTCCTGAATCCTCTAGCTAATCAGACAGAATTTCTCTTTAACGAGACGGCCTTTCGTAAGGGAGACAAGGTACTTCACCTTGTCAATGACGCTCAGCTTAATGTCTTCAATGGTGATATTGGCTATATCACAGACCTCATTCCAGCCAAATATACCGAATCCAAGCAGGACGAAATCATCATGGACTTTGATGGCACCGAGATCGTCTACCCAAGAAATGAATGGTTAAAAATCACCCTTGCCTATGCCATGAGCATTCACAAATCTCAAGGCAGTGAATTTCAGGTGGTAATCCTGCCTGTCACCCGTCAGAGTGGTCGACTTCTGCAAAGAAACCTCATCTACACTGCCATCACCAGATCAAAAAGCAAGCTCATCATGCTCGGAGAAATAGCCGCCTTTGAAGAGGCAATCAAAAAAGAAGGTGACAAGCGACACACCTATCTCGTACAAAGGCTTCAAGTGGCTGAAGCTGATGACCATACAGCAGCTGCTTCAGTAAAGGAATCAAATCAGTCTAGCCTATCTGTAATGCCAGCTACCAGCCCACAAAAGGAACAAGAGCAGCCTCCTTATCTGCTCACCCCTCATAATTTCCTAGCTATAGACCCCATGATTGGTCTAACCGAAGATGATATGTTAACCTTTTTTAAGAAAAAATCATAA
- a CDS encoding membrane protein gives MISYEQVRQALRTSTITIIIINAISMVITLFGLAGIFFLKSQLDKPEFRAQFSAEQLRLFEVGISPFTIFMSVISLGLVVLTTVLCGFNLSKIKQGSTVSYVPYIIGIVLYLISIVSQLFSQIEPVSMIIVLAELALYGFAFYKAKTLNEKDKDNPQSIEE, from the coding sequence ATGATTTCATACGAACAAGTACGACAAGCACTCAGAACATCAACTATTACGATCATTATCATCAATGCTATCAGCATGGTTATCACCTTGTTTGGACTTGCTGGCATTTTCTTTTTGAAGTCTCAATTGGATAAACCTGAATTTCGTGCACAATTTTCAGCTGAGCAGCTAAGGCTATTTGAGGTTGGCATATCACCCTTTACTATTTTTATGTCAGTGATTAGCCTTGGATTGGTTGTTTTGACCACTGTGCTTTGTGGCTTTAACCTCTCAAAAATCAAACAAGGTTCCACTGTCAGCTATGTTCCTTACATTATAGGGATTGTGCTCTATCTTATTAGTATCGTAAGCCAACTATTTAGCCAAATTGAGCCTGTCTCAATGATCATTGTCCTAGCTGAGCTTGCGCTTTACGGCTTTGCCTTTTACAAGGCTAAAACCCTTAATGAAAAAGACAAGGACAATCCCCAAAGCATTGAAGAATAA
- the spsB_1 gene encoding signal peptidase I: protein MKQFIKEWGAFTLFILLFGLSRLFLWQPVKVDGHSMDPTLAHGERLIIFNKAKIDRFDIVVASEEDENGQRKEIVKRVVGMPGDKLSYRNDTLYINNKKTKEPYLDTYLTSFKKDKLQSTYAYSDLFQELAENAAAFTVNSEGKTEFDITVPKGEYFLLGDDRIVSRDSREVGSFKKQDIVGEVKFRFWPLNKINLFPR from the coding sequence ATGAAACAATTTATTAAAGAATGGGGAGCTTTTACCCTTTTTATCCTACTTTTTGGACTCTCACGTTTGTTCCTATGGCAGCCTGTCAAGGTTGATGGCCACTCAATGGACCCAACCCTAGCACATGGCGAGAGGCTCATTATCTTCAACAAGGCTAAGATTGATCGCTTTGATATTGTTGTTGCCAGTGAGGAGGACGAGAACGGACAGAGAAAAGAGATTGTTAAGCGTGTTGTTGGCATGCCAGGTGATAAGCTGTCTTATAGAAATGACACTCTTTATATCAACAACAAGAAAACAAAAGAGCCTTATCTTGATACCTACCTGACGAGTTTTAAAAAGGACAAATTACAATCAACCTATGCTTACAGTGATCTCTTCCAAGAGCTGGCTGAAAATGCTGCTGCCTTTACCGTCAACTCCGAAGGAAAAACAGAATTTGACATCACTGTTCCAAAGGGCGAATATTTCCTACTGGGTGATGACCGCATTGTATCTCGTGACAGCCGCGAGGTCGGCTCCTTTAAAAAGCAGGACATCGTTGGTGAGGTTAAGTTCCGCTTTTGGCCACTCAATAAAATCAATCTCTTCCCTAGATAG
- the rnhC_2 gene encoding ribonuclease HIII, producing MVGKGKPYNAVSVKVALHNQAIFLLLNDGARPEKIVIDAFTSQANYDKYLQQEKITFVIP from the coding sequence ATGGTAGGTAAGGGGAAGCCCTACAACGCTGTTTCTGTCAAGGTTGCTCTTCATAATCAAGCGATTTTTCTGCTCTTAAACGACGGAGCAAGACCAGAAAAAATTGTCATTGATGCCTTCACAAGTCAGGCCAATTATGACAAATACCTACAGCAAGAAAAAATCACTTTCGTAATCCCTTGA
- a CDS encoding membrane protein — MLSVLILLLLSWSFYIGYNRGLILQTFYCFGALVSLLFAHHGYKALAGKLALWVPYSNPAEGAATLFFKDINIFELDKVYYAGIAFFILSTVGYAVVRLAGVLVHLAPVDYFDGFEAKLASGLLAVMVSVLFLSMALTVLATIPMPFIQGRLHGSLLSRLLVEHCPFISSILRQLWVTAIL; from the coding sequence ATGCTCTCAGTGCTTATATTGTTACTGCTTTCTTGGAGCTTTTACATTGGCTACAATAGAGGGCTTATCCTTCAGACCTTTTATTGTTTTGGGGCCTTGGTGTCGCTCTTGTTTGCCCATCATGGCTATAAGGCTCTGGCAGGCAAGCTGGCTCTATGGGTGCCTTATTCTAATCCTGCTGAGGGAGCAGCTACCTTATTTTTTAAGGATATTAATATTTTTGAATTGGATAAGGTTTATTATGCAGGGATAGCATTTTTTATACTGTCTACAGTAGGCTATGCTGTGGTTCGATTGGCGGGTGTCTTGGTGCACCTTGCGCCGGTGGATTATTTTGATGGCTTTGAGGCTAAGCTAGCCAGTGGCTTGCTGGCGGTGATGGTTTCGGTTTTGTTTTTAAGCATGGCATTGACCGTTCTTGCTACCATTCCCATGCCCTTTATTCAAGGGCGCCTACATGGCAGTCTTTTGTCTCGCCTCTTGGTTGAGCATTGTCCCTTTATCTCAAGCATTCTCAGGCAATTATGGGTAACAGCTATTCTTTGA
- a CDS encoding seryl-tRNA synthetase: MKNINRYKLTFGEKTLTLTTDKDNLFMEEVDRVAKEKYQAIKERLPEADDETVAILMTINTLSAQLSREIEIEKIEAEIVELREKALAGIQEKASQADTDEVS; encoded by the coding sequence ATGAAGAATATTAATCGTTACAAATTAACATTTGGTGAGAAGACATTAACATTGACAACGGACAAAGACAACCTCTTTATGGAAGAGGTTGATCGTGTGGCAAAGGAAAAATATCAGGCCATCAAGGAGCGTCTGCCAGAAGCAGACGACGAAACCGTTGCTATTTTGATGACCATCAATACCCTGTCAGCCCAACTGAGTAGAGAGATTGAGATTGAAAAAATCGAAGCTGAGATTGTCGAGCTGCGTGAGAAGGCACTGGCAGGTATTCAGGAAAAGGCTAGTCAAGCAGATACAGATGAGGTGTCATGA
- the emm6_2 gene encoding cell surface-anchored protein, protein MTKPGAKKPEQSLPSTGDIRNPFFTPAAIAIMIAAGTIAIPKRKEED, encoded by the coding sequence ATGACTAAACCAGGAGCTAAGAAGCCTGAGCAATCACTTCCATCAACTGGTGACATCAGAAATCCATTCTTCACGCCTGCAGCTATTGCTATTATGATCGCAGCAGGTACCATTGCCATTCCAAAACGCAAGGAAGAAGATTAA
- the rnhC_1 gene encoding ribonuclease HIII, which produces MTFEEKAEGKYLAVAVSSIIARQLFLDNLDKLSQDLGYRLPSGAGRPSDQIASQILAAYGMAGLEHCAKLHFANTKKAQALLKNNNLRKIKEKS; this is translated from the coding sequence TTGACCTTTGAGGAGAAGGCCGAAGGCAAATATCTGGCAGTTGCTGTCAGCTCTATCATTGCTAGACAGCTATTTTTAGACAATCTTGACAAGCTCAGTCAAGATCTGGGCTACCGGTTGCCTAGTGGTGCTGGGCGTCCATCTGATCAGATTGCCAGTCAAATCTTAGCCGCCTATGGTATGGCAGGCTTAGAGCATTGCGCTAAGCTGCACTTTGCAAACACCAAAAAAGCCCAAGCGCTACTAAAAAACAATAATCTTAGAAAAATAAAGGAAAAGTCATGA
- the trxA_1 gene encoding thioredoxin: MAHIVTDATFEAETNEGLVLVDFWATWCGPCLMQAPILDQLAAEIDEAELKIVKLDVDDNPNTAQQFGIMSIPTLLFKKDGKVVKQVAGVHTKDQIKAIVAELS; encoded by the coding sequence ATGGCACATATCGTAACAGATGCAACATTTGAAGCAGAAACTAATGAAGGCCTAGTCCTTGTGGACTTTTGGGCAACCTGGTGCGGCCCTTGCTTAATGCAAGCGCCAATCCTTGATCAATTAGCAGCAGAAATTGACGAAGCTGAGCTTAAGATTGTCAAGCTAGATGTTGATGACAATCCCAATACTGCTCAACAATTTGGCATTATGTCTATCCCAACCCTGCTGTTCAAAAAGGACGGTAAGGTTGTCAAGCAAGTAGCAGGCGTCCATACCAAGGATCAAATCAAGGCTATCGTAGCAGAATTAAGCTAA
- the dinB gene encoding DNA polymerase IV, which yields MSNFWGAVHIDMDAFFAAVEERDNPELKGKPVVIGKNPRESGGRGVVSTCNYEARRLGIHSAMSSKEAYERCPQAIFISGDHAKYRRIGYDIREIFKRYTDQVEPVSIDEAYLDVTTNKLGIKSALKIARLIQHDIWNSLQLTCSAGVSYNKFLAKLASDFEKPHGLTLVLPDDALPFLEKLPIEKFHGVGKRTVERLHEMGIYTGQDLLRVPEMTLIDQFGRFGYELYRKARGISHSPVKPNRMRKSISSERTYAKLLYQEADIKAELSKHARRVADLLEANKKLGRIIVLKVRYADFTTLTKRVSLPELTRDARIIDQVARELFDSLEEHQAGIRLLGVTMTGLKDKVTDILLDLSFN from the coding sequence ATGTCTAACTTTTGGGGGGCAGTTCACATTGACATGGATGCTTTTTTTGCTGCGGTGGAAGAAAGAGATAATCCCGAATTAAAGGGCAAGCCGGTGGTGATCGGCAAGAACCCTAGAGAAAGTGGTGGACGGGGCGTTGTATCAACCTGTAACTACGAGGCAAGAAGGCTTGGCATTCACTCTGCAATGAGCTCAAAGGAGGCCTACGAGCGTTGTCCTCAGGCTATTTTTATCTCTGGAGATCATGCTAAGTACCGTAGGATTGGCTATGATATCAGAGAGATTTTCAAGCGTTATACGGATCAGGTGGAGCCTGTGTCTATTGATGAGGCTTATTTAGATGTGACAACCAATAAGCTGGGCATCAAGTCTGCCTTAAAGATTGCAAGACTGATTCAGCATGATATTTGGAATAGCCTGCAGTTGACCTGCTCTGCTGGTGTTTCTTATAACAAATTTTTAGCCAAGCTAGCTAGTGATTTTGAAAAGCCACATGGTCTGACCCTAGTACTTCCTGATGATGCTCTGCCATTCTTAGAAAAGCTTCCGATTGAAAAGTTTCATGGCGTTGGTAAGCGAACAGTTGAAAGGCTGCATGAGATGGGGATTTACACTGGGCAGGATCTTTTGCGTGTTCCTGAGATGACCCTGATTGATCAGTTTGGACGCTTTGGCTATGAGCTTTATCGAAAGGCCAGAGGCATTAGTCATTCTCCAGTCAAGCCTAATCGTATGCGCAAATCCATCAGCAGTGAGCGTACCTATGCTAAGCTCCTCTACCAGGAGGCTGATATTAAGGCAGAGCTTTCTAAACATGCAAGACGGGTCGCTGATTTGCTTGAGGCGAATAAAAAACTAGGAAGGATCATTGTTTTGAAGGTTCGGTATGCTGACTTTACGACCTTGACCAAGCGGGTTAGCCTACCTGAGTTAACAAGAGATGCTAGGATCATTGATCAGGTGGCTAGAGAGCTTTTTGATAGCCTGGAGGAGCATCAGGCAGGAATCCGCTTATTGGGAGTCACAATGACCGGACTAAAGGATAAAGTGACAGATATTTTGTTGGACCTGTCATTCAACTAA
- the ykgC gene encoding pyridine nucleotide-disulfide oxidoreductase — protein MEAYELIVIGFGKAGKTLAAKMAQLGKRVALIEQSPTMYGGTCINIGCIPTKALITAAEHNASFADAMAHKDTVVHRLRQKNEQLLAQSGVTLYNGKASFVSNKTIQVEAGQERILLEGKHIVINTGAVSNRFPIPGLADSQHVVDSTGILALTEQPQRLAIIGAGNIGLEVASLYASLGSEVTMYEAAPAILGRYEPVVAELAQDYLEKAGVTFKLSATVELIANDEAGRVLVTANGKTEAFDCLLYAMGRKPATQGLGLENTDIKLDDRYAVVVDDYCQTTVEGLYAVGDVNGGPQFTYTSLDDFRIVFGQLTGTSQYNHKDRGYLPTTVFIEPPLSQIGLTEKEAKEQGLPYKANELLVANMPRAHVNNDLRGIFKVIVNTETNEILGATLFANNSHEYINLIKMAMDNQIPYTYLKNQLFTHPSMAENLNDVFNL, from the coding sequence ATGGAAGCATACGAGCTTATTGTGATTGGATTTGGTAAGGCCGGAAAAACTTTGGCTGCCAAAATGGCGCAGCTAGGAAAAAGAGTTGCCCTTATTGAGCAGAGCCCCACTATGTATGGCGGGACTTGTATCAATATCGGCTGTATTCCAACAAAGGCCTTAATCACTGCTGCTGAGCATAATGCTAGCTTTGCAGACGCTATGGCGCACAAAGATACTGTTGTTCATCGTCTTCGCCAAAAAAATGAGCAGCTGCTAGCTCAGTCTGGTGTGACACTTTACAACGGTAAGGCAAGCTTTGTCTCTAATAAGACGATTCAAGTAGAAGCAGGGCAGGAGCGGATCCTCTTAGAGGGCAAGCATATCGTGATCAATACCGGAGCTGTTTCAAATCGCTTTCCGATACCTGGTCTAGCAGATAGTCAGCATGTGGTTGATAGTACAGGGATTCTAGCTCTCACTGAGCAGCCTCAGCGCTTGGCTATTATCGGTGCGGGGAATATCGGGCTAGAGGTTGCCAGCCTTTATGCCAGCTTAGGCAGCGAGGTTACTATGTATGAGGCTGCACCTGCTATTTTAGGGCGCTATGAGCCGGTTGTCGCTGAGCTGGCACAGGATTACCTGGAAAAAGCTGGGGTTACCTTTAAGCTCTCTGCGACTGTTGAGCTGATTGCTAATGATGAAGCAGGTAGAGTTCTAGTGACTGCTAATGGCAAGACAGAAGCCTTTGATTGTCTCCTCTATGCTATGGGACGTAAGCCTGCCACTCAAGGCCTTGGCTTGGAAAACACTGACATTAAGCTTGATGATCGCTATGCTGTCGTGGTAGATGATTATTGTCAAACCACTGTCGAGGGGCTATATGCGGTTGGTGATGTTAATGGCGGGCCTCAATTTACCTATACGTCCTTAGATGATTTCAGGATTGTGTTTGGGCAGCTAACAGGCACAAGCCAGTACAACCACAAAGATCGGGGCTATCTGCCAACAACAGTCTTTATCGAGCCGCCACTTTCACAAATTGGTCTAACAGAAAAAGAAGCAAAAGAGCAGGGACTGCCCTACAAGGCTAATGAGCTCTTGGTTGCCAATATGCCACGCGCCCATGTCAATAACGACCTCAGGGGGATTTTTAAGGTCATTGTCAATACAGAGACTAATGAAATTCTAGGGGCAACCTTATTTGCTAACAATTCTCACGAATACATTAACCTGATTAAGATGGCTATGGATAACCAGATTCCATATACCTATCTCAAAAACCAGCTCTTTACCCACCCGTCAATGGCTGAAAATCTTAATGATGTCTTTAACCTTTAA